TGACCGCGAGGATCCGGTCTTCGGCGAGATCGGCGTCTCGCAGTACGTCCAGGCGCGCGCGGCGGGCGTCCGGCCGACGACCGACCACAACCCCGTCCTCCTGAAGCCCCGCGGCGAGGGCGAGTCTCAGCTCGTCGTCGACGGCGTCGCGGTCGGTCACTACGCCGCCGGCGACTACTACGACGAGCACTGGTCCGATGCTCGGGCGGCCGCCGAAGCGGCCCACGCGCGCCTCGCGGCCGCCCACGACGTCGTCGTCGCCGAGGGCGCGGGCTCGATCGCGGAGATCAACTTCCACGACCGGGACCTCGCGAACGTCGAGACCGCGCGCTTCGCCGACGCCCGGATTCTGCTCGTCGCGGACATCGAGCGCGGCGGCGTCTTCGCCTCGATCGTCGGGACGCTCGAACTCCTCCCCGACGACGTCCGCGAGCGCGTCGCCGGCGTCGCCATCACCAAATTCAGGGGCGACCGCTCGCTCCTCGACCCTGGGATCGAGGCCGTAGAGGAGCGGACCGGCGTTCCCGTTCTCGCGGTGCTGCCCTACGACGACCCCGGACTCCCCGACGAGGACAGCGTCTCCCTCCCCGCCCCGGACGAGCGCGAGGTCCGCGGCGCCGACGACGGCGTTCCGGACTCCCGATCCGTTACCGTCGCCGTCCCCCGCCTCCCGCGGGCGTCGAACACGGCCGACGTCGACCCGCTCGCCGACACCCCGGGCGTTCGGGTTGCCTTCGTCCCCCTTGACGCCCCGCTCTCCGATGCCGATGCGGTCGTCCTCACCGGCACGAAGAACACCGCCGACGACCTCCGGGCGGCCCGTGAGGCCGGCCTCCACGAGCGACTGCGGGACTTCGGCGGCCCGGTCGTCGGCCTCTGCGGCGGCTACCAGCTCCTCGGCGAGCGCCTCGTCGACGCCGACGTCGAGGGCGTCGGCGCGGAAGCGACGGTCGAGGGCCTCGGGCTCCTGCCGGTCGAGACCGCGTTCTCGGAGGCGAAGCGCGTCGCGCCCGCCGAGTGGACGATAGACGGCTGCGCTCCGCTCGCGGGCGTCTCGGGCGTCGTCGAGGGATACGAGATCCACGCCGGCGAGACGCGCGTATCGGGCGCGGCGGCCGATTCCATCGAGACGCCGTTTTCGGCTCCCGACCGTGAGCCCGTGACGCTCGGCGCCGCCGCGGGCGACGTCCTCGGCACGTACCTCCACGGACTCTTCGAGAACGACGCGGCGCGCGAGGCGTTCGTGGATACCGTCTTCGAGCGCGCCGGTGTCCCGCGTCCGAGCGAGCGGCCGTCCGCGGACAGGAGCGATCGAGACCCGTACGCGCGCGCCGCCGACCTCGTCGCGTCGGTTCCGCTCGATCCGCTCCTCGCCGCGTCGCCGTCGGAGAATCAGCGCTGAGACGCGGACTCGAAGACTTTTGAAGGGGTACCCCGTGGGGAGCCTATGGTCGAGGCGTTCGCCGTCGCCAGCGGGAAGGGCGGCACCGGGAAGACGACGAGCACGCTGGCGCTCGGGATGGCGCTCGCAGAGCGGTACGACGTGACGGTGATCGACGCCGACACCGGGATGGCGAACCTCCTCTTTCACGCCGGCCTCGACGACGCCGACGTCACGCTCCACGACCTCCTGGTCGCCGAGCGCGACGTCCCGGTCTCCGAGGCCGTCTACGAGCGCTTCGGGATGTCGGTCGTCCCCTGCGGGACGAGCCTCGCGGACTTCGAGTCGGCCGACCCGGGTCGGCTCCGGGACGTCGTCGCCGAACTCGCCGCCGACGCCGACGTGCTCCTCCTGGACTCGCCCGCGGCGCTGGGCTCGAAGAGCGCCGTCCTGCCGATCGTCCTCGCCGATCGGGTCGTCGTCGTCCTCCAGCCGACGGTCCCCTCGCTGTCGGACGGGCTCAAGGTCCAGGAGTACGCCCGCTCGTACGGCACCGAGACCGCGGGCGTGCTGTTCAACCGCGTCCGCCCCGACGAGGACGTCGAGACGATCGCCGACCAGGCGAGCCGGTACTTCGGCGGGACGGCACTCGCGAGCGTGCCCGAGAGCGACGCGGTGCGCGCGGCCCGCCGGGCGGGCGAACCCTTGCTCGCACACGCGCCGGAGGACCCAGCCGCCGACGCGTTCCACGAGGCGGCCGCGGCGCTCGACGTCCGCGCGGGCGACGCCGACGGCGTCGCGGACCGCTTCCGGAGCGCGGTCGTGCCCGACCGAGTGTAAGATGCTCGCCGACGGCCACATCCCCGAGGGCGAACTCCGCCGCTCCCGGACCGACGCCGACGTCGGGGCGACCCTCGCGGACGTCCTCGATCGGGAACTCACCGGCTACGTCGTCTTCGAGCCGCAGGGCTCGATCCTCTTCGGCGACGGCGAGCGCGCGGTGCTCACCTTCGAGTCGGGCGTTCCCGTCCTGGCGTACCACCCCGCGAGCGACGCCGGCGGCCCCGACGCGCTGGCGGCACTCACCGGCGACCTCTTTCACGCCGAACTGTACGAACTCCCCGCCGAGTCGCTGTCGGCGGCCCACCGCGTCGAGGAGCTCCGCGTCCCGCCCGCCGCGCCAGCCCGGGAGCTCGCCGGCGACGACGCGCTCGCGGAGCGGACGCGGGCCGCCGCGCCCGACGACCGGCTGGACGCCGACCGGGGGAGCGCCGTCGAGGCGTTCCTGGCCGACGCCGACCGGATCGAGGCCATCCGGGAGGAGGCCCGCGCGGAGGCCCGCTCCCGCGCCGACGAGTGGGGGCTGGCCGACCAGCTCGACGACGAGCGCTCGCGGGACTGACGCCTCGGGAACCGACGGTATAAACCGCTCGCCCGCCTACCGCGACCGTGAGCGTCCTCTCGCTACTCCGCGCGCGGACTCCCGCGGACTTCGCCGATTGGTTCCGCCCCGGCGGTGACTACCTCCTCCGCGTCGCCGACGGAATGGGGTTCCACACCGGCGACCTCGCCGGCTTCCTCGACGAGGCCGAGACCGCGATGCGGGCGGGCCGGACCGGCGCCGACGTCGCCCCCGCGGTCAATCGGCTCGTCGCGGCCGACCTGTACGCCGACGCCGCCTTCGGGCTCCCGTTCCTGGAGTGGACGCCCGCGTGGTACGAGCTCCCGCTGACCGCGCCGGTCGCGTACGCCGACTGGCGGCTCAGGCGCGTCGCCGACCAGTACGCGCGCACGATCGATCACGTGTCGGTCCCGCGGTTCAGCCGCCCGAAGGACGTCGTCGCCCGCGGCGCGCCCGCGATCGAGTCGGTCTCGGGCTTCGCCGATCGGTTCGCTTTCGCCGATGCCGTCCTCCACCTGGAGTGGTTCGACTACGTCGCCGGCGAGTGCGGGATCGGGGTCCCGCCCGAACTGATCGCCGAGACCAGAGCCCAGACCGTCGGCTACTACGTCGGCGACCTCGCGCTCGACGACCTGGACCCGACGGTCCGCCGCTTCCAGTACCTGCTCTTCACCGACGACGAGTGGGTCCGGGCGATCGACGAGCGGTACGGCCTCGACAGTTCCCTGCTCTCCCTGTGGGCGCGGATCTGTCGCCGCGAGCGCGAACGGTTCGGCAACTGATAGTGAGTACTCTCACTGTGTATCGCCGAACGCCGTCACCAGGGGTGCGTTCGGCGGTACGAGACGAGAGTACTCACTATGAGGCCGTCGAAATCGCCGGTCGAGCCGCAGGCGACCTGACGATCAGGTGAACCACCGGCTCGCGAGGTAGTAGCGGAGCACCTCCTCGGTCCCGTCGATGAACGGGCCGAGGTCGACCGTGTCGGCCTCGCGATCGAGCGCGACGAGCCGGCGGTACTTGTCGTTCCACGTCGAGAGGAGCGCCGACTCGACGTCGTGGTCGTTGATGCGCGAGATCACGCGGTCGGCGGCCGCTGGATCCGGGTCCTCGGGGTCCGGGAGGTCACCGACGTCGACGATGCCGCGTTCGAGCGCCGACACGACCACGCCGGAACTGACGTCGCCCTCGCGGACCTCTCGCTCCCAGGTGCTGAGCCAGTTGCCGATCCGCGCCATCTCCTGGGCGATCTCGACCGCGTCCCGCAGGACCGGCAGGTCCTCCTGCTGGCTCGCGGGCGCGTACATCAGGTCGATGTCGAGGAAGCTGTGCATCCCCATATTGTGGGACTCGTACCGTTCGAGGTCCTCGACGGACGCCAGCTCCGGGTGTTCGATGACGAGCATACTGTACTCGATCGACGTGACGATCTGGCTCACGTCGAACCGGAACAGCGGCGCGTAGCGGTCGAACTCCGGGCTCCGTTCGAGCCGATCGAGCAGCGTGTCCCACACCCGGACGGCGAAGGCCGCGTACGGTTCGTCGATGGCGGTCCCGTCCGACGCTCCCCCGTCGGTCCGCCCCGGGCCGTGACCGAACGCGGTCCCGTCCGACCAGCCCTTGAGCCGAACGAGGCTGGTGATGGCGTCGAACGTCTCGTAGTCGCGCCGCTTCTCGATGAGGTCGTCCAACAGCGTCACGAAGATCACGAGCATCGTGTTGTTTATCGCGACCGTGTCGCGGTCGGACTCGTCGACGAACGGCATCACGTTCTTCGGCGCCAGGTGGTGGATCCACTTCCACAGAAAGGTCGACCGGTCCCCGTCGAGGCGCCCGTACTCGGCGACGAGTTCCTGGATCTCCGGCGGCAGATCGTGCTCGTAGACGGACTCCAACAGCGCGACGGCGCGGTCCCCGTCGACCGAGCGGACCACGCTCGCGGCGGGTTCTCTGAGGGCCACTTTCGGAGTGACTTGCCTCTTCCTACCTAAGCGGTATGGTACCGACAACCGACTCCGGCCGCCGGCGCACCCGCGGGCGCGCTATCGATCCGAACACTCCATTGACAGGATATTACCACTTTTCGAAACGTATGTATTATTAATTAAGTACCAACGCCCTATCTGACACCTCTGAGGCGCTATACTGTACGAAACAGATATACCGGCCCTCGATGGGGGTATTCGATGATTGCTAACATAAAAATTTATTATATGCGTCGTAAAAAATCGTATGCGTATGTCTCTCAACGGTGACGATCAGAAATCGCGGACCAGACGGACGTTCATTCGGGCGTCCGGCGTCGCGGCGCTCGCCGGACTCGCCGGATGTAGTGGCGGTGGCGGCGGAGACGGTGGCGGCGACGGCGGCGGTGACGGCGGCGGAAGCACCACCACCGAGGGCAGCGGCGGAGGCGGCGGCTCCAGCGGCCCCGTCGAGGTGCTCCACGGCTGGACCGGCGGCGACGGCGCCCGGGCGGCCGAGGCGCTGACCGCGGCCTTCGAGGAGGCCCACCCCGACGTCGGCCTCGACATGAATCCCATCGGCGGCGGCGGGAACCAGAACCTCGACGCGGTCGTCGCCAACCGACTCCAGAGCAACGACCCGCCGGGATCCTTCGCCAACTGGCCCGGCCCGAACCTCCTCCGCTACGAGGGCGTCCTCGGCAGCGTCGACGACGTCTGGGAGGAGAACAACTTCGAGGAGGTGATGGTCGACGAGGCCGTCGAACTCCACCAGCAGAACGGCACCTTCCGGGCCGTCCCGCTCGGCTCCCACCGACTGAACTGCCTGTTCTACAACGTCTCGGTCGTCGAGGACGCCGGCATCGACGTCGGCTCGCTCAACAGCGTCTCGGCGCTGATCGACGCCTTCGAGACGGTCCAAAACGAGACGGACGCGGTCCCGATGACCCACGCGATGTCCGGCACGTGGACGACGACGCAGCTGTGGGCCGCCGTGATGCTCGGCGTGAACGGCTATCAGTCCTATATGGACTTCATCGAGGGCAACGGCTCCGAGAGCGACGTCCGCGCGGCCTTCGAGTCGACCGCGGAGATGCTGGAGAACTACATCTCCGACGACGCGGCCTCGCTGAACCTCACCGCCTCGAACCAGAACATCATCAACGGCAACGCCGCGTTCATCCACCAGGGCAACTGGGCGGCCGGCGCCTACCGCAACACCGAGGACTTCGCCTACGACGAGGACTGGGGCTTCAAGACGTTCCCCGGCACGGAGGGGATGTACACGCTCCACTTCGACTCGTTCCTCTACCCCGCGAACAACCCGACGCCCCAGGCCTCGAAGACCTGGGAGGCGTTCGTCGGCAGTCCGGAGGCCCAGATCGCGTTCAATCAGTACAAGGGCTCGATCCCGACCCGGACCGACGTGAGTATGGACGCGTTCGGTCCGTACCTCCAGGAGACCGCCGAGGACTTCGCCAACGCGGAGTACCGCCCGCCGACGCTCCAGCACGGGCTCGCGGTCCCCTCCGAGACGATGACCCAGCTCAACGAAGTCATCTCCTCGGAGTTCACCGGCCCGTACAACGTCGACGCGGCGACGCAAGGCTTCCTGGACGCGGTCTCGAACTGAACGCAGCCGTATGCTGGATTTTTATCGACGGTTGTACCACGCGCTCAGCCCGTCGTCGCGGGACGGCGGTGACGGCGACGAGGTCCGCCCCGACGGCGGCGTCGTGAGCGACGGCTCCTCCCGGCAGCCGGCCGAGTCCGACCCGGGCCCGCTCGCCCGACTCAGTTCGGCGCTCGACCAGCGCCTGGGGAGCGACTTCCTCGAGTCGTCGGTGTTCTGGCTCCCGCCGTTCCTGCTGATGGCGCTTTTCGTCTACGGCGCCATCATCTGGAACCTCCTCATCTCCCTGACCGACTACCAGGGCTTCGCGAACGCCCCCGACTACTCCGACCTCGACTTCGAGATGTACGCCCGGGCGCTCGCGGACGCCGGCTTCGTCGACGCCGCGATCAACACCTTCGTGCTGCTGATCGCGTTCACCGTCGCGACGCTCCTTGTGGGGCTCGTCCTGGCGATCCTCGTCGACAGGGGGATCCGGTTCGAGAACACGTTCCGGACGATCTACCTCCTGCCGATGAGCCTCTCGTTCGTGGTGACCGCGCAGTTCTGGCTGTGGATGTACAACTACAACAACGGGATCGTCAATCGGGTGATCGGCACCGTCGGCCTCGGCCCGGTGAGCTGGCTCGGGAACCAGGGGATCGTCCTCTGGGCGATCATCTTCGCGCTGATGTGGCAGTTCTCGGGGTACGCGATGGTCGTGTACCTCGCGGGGCTGCGCGCGATCCCGACAGAGCACTACGAGGCGGCCAAGGTCGACGGCGCGTCGACGCTGAAGATGTACTGGCGGGTCATCATCCCCCAACTCAAGGGCGCGACGATCAGCGCGGCGGTCGTGCTGATGGTCTTCGCGATGAAGGCCTTCGACTTCCTCTACTCGCTCGTCGGGGGGTACCGCCCGCCGAACGGATCCGACATCCTCGCGACGAAGATGGTCCGCGAGGCCTACGCGAACCTCAACTGGGCCTACGGGGCGGCCATCGCCATCGTCCTCTTCGGGATGGCGCTGGCGGTCATCGGCCCGTATCTCGTCTACGAGTACCGGAGGGACAACCTAT
This is a stretch of genomic DNA from Halobellus sp. MBLA0158. It encodes these proteins:
- a CDS encoding cobyric acid synthase; the protein is MVDDPDDPDDATGGDAAETILVAGTASHVGKSTVAAGLCRRLADAGVDVAPFKAQNMSNEARAVLRPEAVRGGDSGTSRTGAPDREDPVFGEIGVSQYVQARAAGVRPTTDHNPVLLKPRGEGESQLVVDGVAVGHYAAGDYYDEHWSDARAAAEAAHARLAAAHDVVVAEGAGSIAEINFHDRDLANVETARFADARILLVADIERGGVFASIVGTLELLPDDVRERVAGVAITKFRGDRSLLDPGIEAVEERTGVPVLAVLPYDDPGLPDEDSVSLPAPDEREVRGADDGVPDSRSVTVAVPRLPRASNTADVDPLADTPGVRVAFVPLDAPLSDADAVVLTGTKNTADDLRAAREAGLHERLRDFGGPVVGLCGGYQLLGERLVDADVEGVGAEATVEGLGLLPVETAFSEAKRVAPAEWTIDGCAPLAGVSGVVEGYEIHAGETRVSGAAADSIETPFSAPDREPVTLGAAAGDVLGTYLHGLFENDAAREAFVDTVFERAGVPRPSERPSADRSDRDPYARAADLVASVPLDPLLAASPSENQR
- a CDS encoding nucleotide-binding protein, producing MVEAFAVASGKGGTGKTTSTLALGMALAERYDVTVIDADTGMANLLFHAGLDDADVTLHDLLVAERDVPVSEAVYERFGMSVVPCGTSLADFESADPGRLRDVVAELAADADVLLLDSPAALGSKSAVLPIVLADRVVVVLQPTVPSLSDGLKVQEYARSYGTETAGVLFNRVRPDEDVETIADQASRYFGGTALASVPESDAVRAARRAGEPLLAHAPEDPAADAFHEAAAALDVRAGDADGVADRFRSAVVPDRV
- a CDS encoding ABC transporter substrate-binding protein; its protein translation is MLHGWTGGDGARAAEALTAAFEEAHPDVGLDMNPIGGGGNQNLDAVVANRLQSNDPPGSFANWPGPNLLRYEGVLGSVDDVWEENNFEEVMVDEAVELHQQNGTFRAVPLGSHRLNCLFYNVSVVEDAGIDVGSLNSVSALIDAFETVQNETDAVPMTHAMSGTWTTTQLWAAVMLGVNGYQSYMDFIEGNGSESDVRAAFESTAEMLENYISDDAASLNLTASNQNIINGNAAFIHQGNWAAGAYRNTEDFAYDEDWGFKTFPGTEGMYTLHFDSFLYPANNPTPQASKTWEAFVGSPEAQIAFNQYKGSIPTRTDVSMDAFGPYLQETAEDFANAEYRPPTLQHGLAVPSETMTQLNEVISSEFTGPYNVDAATQGFLDAVSN
- a CDS encoding carbohydrate ABC transporter permease, whose amino-acid sequence is MLDFYRRLYHALSPSSRDGGDGDEVRPDGGVVSDGSSRQPAESDPGPLARLSSALDQRLGSDFLESSVFWLPPFLLMALFVYGAIIWNLLISLTDYQGFANAPDYSDLDFEMYARALADAGFVDAAINTFVLLIAFTVATLLVGLVLAILVDRGIRFENTFRTIYLLPMSLSFVVTAQFWLWMYNYNNGIVNRVIGTVGLGPVSWLGNQGIVLWAIIFALMWQFSGYAMVVYLAGLRAIPTEHYEAAKVDGASTLKMYWRVIIPQLKGATISAAVVLMVFAMKAFDFLYSLVGGYRPPNGSDILATKMVREAYANLNWAYGAAIAIVLFGMALAVIGPYLVYEYRRDNL